A DNA window from uncultured Methanoregula sp. contains the following coding sequences:
- a CDS encoding YchJ family metal-binding protein: MKTTDPCPCGRLTGTGAPSAKSVARTYANCCGRYLDAFDTTPAPDAESLMRSRYTAFVCERADYLRATWHASTRPPALDFDAGAKWLGLEVRSHRADGDRAQVEFVARYRLGGRAVRLHERSRFVRENGRWFYVDGDSL, from the coding sequence TTGAAGACGACCGACCCCTGCCCCTGCGGCCGCCTGACCGGCACCGGCGCCCCCTCGGCCAAGAGCGTGGCGCGCACCTATGCCAACTGCTGCGGCCGTTATCTGGACGCGTTCGATACCACCCCGGCGCCCGACGCCGAGAGCCTCATGCGCTCGCGCTACACCGCCTTTGTGTGCGAGCGCGCCGACTACCTGCGGGCCACCTGGCACGCCAGCACCCGCCCGCCAGCGCTCGATTTCGATGCCGGCGCGAAATGGCTGGGGCTGGAGGTGCGCAGCCACCGCGCAGACGGCGATCGCGCACAGGTGGAGTTCGTGGCGCGCTACCGTCTGGGCGGGCGCGCCGTGCGCCTGCACGAGCGCAGCCGTTTCGTGCGCGAAAACGGGCGCTGGTTCTATGTCGATGGCGACAGCCTGTAA
- a CDS encoding YetF domain-containing protein: protein MRILPYPIKEFFMWQTSVPWWEFVLRGVIVYLFLLVFLRLTGKRQTGQYAPFDLVLLLILSNAVQNSMNAGDNSLVGGLISASTLLFCHVALAHLTFRFRRLERLIDGRPRVLVQDGKVDEALMQSERISPSDLAAALRAGGCLHAHEVARATIEVNGQITVVLRPTRLPPDAS from the coding sequence GTGCGTATTCTCCCCTACCCGATCAAGGAGTTTTTCATGTGGCAAACCAGTGTGCCGTGGTGGGAGTTCGTGCTGCGCGGCGTGATTGTCTATCTGTTCCTGCTGGTCTTCCTGCGCCTGACCGGCAAGCGGCAAACAGGCCAGTACGCGCCGTTCGATCTGGTGCTGCTGCTGATCCTGTCCAACGCGGTGCAAAACTCGATGAACGCGGGCGACAACTCGCTGGTGGGCGGGCTCATCTCGGCCAGCACCCTGCTCTTTTGCCATGTGGCGCTGGCGCACCTCACTTTTCGCTTTCGCCGGCTGGAGCGCCTGATCGACGGACGCCCGCGCGTGCTGGTGCAGGACGGCAAGGTGGACGAGGCCCTGATGCAGAGCGAGCGCATTTCGCCCAGCGACCTGGCGGCCGCCCTGCGCGCCGGGGGCTGCCTGCACGCCCACGAAGTGGCCCGCGCCACCATCGAAGTGAACGGGCAGATCACGGTGGTGCTGCGGCCCACGCGCCTGCCGCCCGACGCGTCCTGA
- a CDS encoding glutathione S-transferase family protein → MLHLHHCISARSFRPLWMLEELQLPYQLHMLPFPPRALARSFLDENPLGTVPLLVQGDVRMTESAAMCQYLAATHPEAGLDVAPTHPAYGAYLNWLHMSDATLTFPQTLVLRYGRFESAERQQPQVVEDYTRWFLARLRAVEATVVHSETLCAGRFTAADVAVGYALLLAQHLGLSAQFGPATQAYWQRLQQRPGYQRAMAVQMRAAEEQGVPTTPAPDTRP, encoded by the coding sequence ATGCTCCACCTCCACCACTGCATCAGCGCCCGCTCTTTCCGCCCCCTGTGGATGCTCGAAGAGCTGCAACTGCCCTACCAGCTCCACATGCTGCCCTTCCCGCCCCGGGCGCTGGCGCGCAGCTTTCTGGACGAAAACCCGCTGGGCACGGTGCCTCTGCTGGTGCAAGGCGATGTCCGCATGACCGAATCGGCCGCCATGTGCCAGTACCTCGCCGCCACACACCCCGAGGCCGGGCTGGACGTGGCGCCCACGCACCCGGCCTATGGCGCATACCTGAACTGGTTGCACATGAGCGATGCGACGCTGACCTTTCCGCAGACGCTGGTGCTGCGCTATGGCCGTTTTGAGTCTGCAGAGCGGCAGCAACCGCAGGTGGTGGAGGACTACACGCGCTGGTTTCTGGCGCGGCTGCGTGCGGTGGAGGCCACCGTGGTGCACAGCGAAACCCTGTGCGCGGGCCGCTTCACGGCGGCGGATGTGGCGGTGGGGTATGCGCTGCTGTTGGCGCAGCACCTGGGGCTGAGCGCGCAATTTGGCCCGGCGACGCAGGCCTATTGGCAACGGCTGCAGCAGCGGCCCGGCTACCAGCGGGCGATGGCGGTGCAGATGCGGGCTGCAGAGGAACAGGGCGTACCCACCACACCGGCCCCCGACACGCGGCCCTGA
- a CDS encoding enoyl-CoA hydratase/isomerase family protein: MSQNLFITQTGAVARITLTQPEIRNAFSDEVIAEITAAFTDVGGRADVRAVVLAAEGPAFCAGANLNWMRRMADYTRDENIADADKLAEMLRVIYECPKPTIARVQGDVYAGGMGLVAACDMAVVVDTAGFCLSEVKLGLIPATISPYVIRAMGARAAHRYFLTAERFGAAEALRIGFVHEVVAAEQLDAKVDELLKALNSASPNAVRVCKKLVMDVAEREINAGLIAATVQGIADIRASDEGKEGVQSFLNKRKPNWLG, translated from the coding sequence ATGAGCCAGAACCTGTTCATCACCCAAACCGGCGCTGTGGCGCGCATCACGCTCACGCAGCCGGAGATCCGCAACGCGTTCAGCGACGAGGTCATTGCCGAGATCACCGCCGCCTTCACCGATGTGGGCGGGCGCGCCGATGTGCGCGCCGTGGTGCTGGCGGCGGAAGGCCCGGCCTTTTGCGCCGGTGCCAACCTCAACTGGATGCGCCGCATGGCCGACTACACGCGCGACGAAAACATCGCCGACGCGGACAAGCTGGCCGAGATGCTGCGCGTGATTTATGAATGCCCCAAGCCCACCATCGCCCGCGTGCAGGGCGATGTGTACGCCGGCGGCATGGGCCTGGTGGCCGCGTGCGACATGGCCGTGGTTGTGGACACGGCGGGCTTCTGCCTCAGCGAAGTGAAGTTAGGGCTCATCCCCGCCACCATCAGCCCTTATGTGATCCGCGCCATGGGCGCGCGCGCTGCGCACCGTTACTTCCTCACCGCTGAGCGTTTTGGCGCGGCCGAGGCGCTGCGCATCGGCTTCGTGCATGAGGTGGTGGCTGCCGAGCAACTCGACGCCAAGGTCGATGAACTCCTCAAGGCCCTGAACAGCGCCAGCCCCAACGCCGTGCGCGTGTGCAAGAAGCTGGTGATGGATGTGGCCGAGCGGGAGATCAACGCGGGCCTGATCGCCGCCACGGTGCAGGGCATTGCCGACATCCGCGCCAGCGATGAAGGCAAGGAAGGCGTGCAGTCCTTCCTCAACAAGCGCAAGCCGAACTGGCTGGGCTGA
- a CDS encoding AraC family transcriptional regulator, whose amino-acid sequence MVANRATAGTLCSVKPTARPTDRLPPPTTAPAATPIAFVRAIVLAYERRGLSPERALAQAQIAPQLLQDDGARITAWQMERISDAAMQELDDEALGWFSRRLPWGSYGMLARASISSPTLQMALARWCRHHGLLADDIALHLTTAGDTATLAITEARDLGALREFCLVSVLRNAHGLACWLVDSRIPLIAAEFAFDPPPHADAYAVLFRGPVTFNALRTALHFDARYLHLPLRRDEQALRQMLQHALPLTVLHYRRDRLLVQRVRQLLAAPLPGQPAHALPQHSAESLAALLHVSPRTLHRQLKEEGATLQGLKDDVRRTRAVELLHRTQRPIKQVAEAAGFENEKSFIRAFRGWTGQSPAEFRRGVRM is encoded by the coding sequence ATGGTTGCAAATCGTGCCACGGCTGGCACACTCTGCAGCGTGAAACCGACCGCCCGCCCCACCGACCGCCTGCCCCCGCCCACCACAGCGCCCGCCGCCACGCCCATCGCCTTTGTGCGCGCCATTGTTCTGGCCTACGAACGGCGCGGCCTGAGCCCTGAGCGCGCGCTGGCCCAGGCACAGATTGCGCCGCAGCTGCTGCAGGACGACGGCGCCCGCATCACCGCCTGGCAGATGGAGCGGATCTCTGACGCCGCCATGCAAGAGCTGGACGACGAAGCCCTGGGCTGGTTCAGCCGCCGCCTGCCCTGGGGCAGCTACGGCATGCTGGCGCGCGCCTCCATCAGCTCGCCCACGCTGCAGATGGCCCTGGCCCGCTGGTGCCGCCACCACGGCCTGCTGGCGGACGACATTGCCCTGCACCTCACCACCGCAGGCGACACCGCCACCCTGGCCATCACCGAGGCCCGCGACCTGGGCGCGCTGCGCGAGTTCTGCCTGGTATCGGTGCTGCGCAATGCGCACGGGCTGGCCTGCTGGCTGGTGGACTCACGCATCCCGTTGATTGCAGCCGAATTCGCGTTTGACCCGCCGCCCCACGCCGATGCCTATGCCGTGCTGTTCCGGGGCCCCGTCACCTTCAACGCACTACGCACTGCCCTGCACTTTGACGCCCGCTACCTGCACCTGCCCCTGCGCCGCGACGAACAGGCCCTGCGCCAGATGCTGCAACACGCCCTGCCCCTGACGGTGCTGCACTACCGCCGCGACCGCTTGCTGGTGCAGCGCGTGCGCCAGCTGCTGGCCGCGCCCCTGCCGGGGCAACCCGCCCACGCCCTGCCCCAGCACAGCGCCGAATCCCTGGCCGCACTGCTGCATGTATCGCCGCGCACGCTGCACCGGCAACTGAAGGAAGAAGGCGCCACGCTGCAGGGGCTGAAGGATGACGTGCGTCGCACCCGCGCGGTGGAGCTTCTGCACCGCACGCAGCGGCCCATCAAGCAGGTGGCGGAGGCGGCAGGGTTTGAGAACGAGAAGAGTTTTATTCGGGCGTTTCGGGGGTGGACAGGGCAGTCGCCGGCGGAGTTTCGGAGAGGGGTGAGAATGTAG
- a CDS encoding DinB family protein translates to MDAVAHFTQLARYNVWATARLLDAVRALPEDDYRRDVGLFFKSIHGTLNHLLVGEHHLWFVRFAEGISPKVALDAGLEPDRAQLDARLREGAARWLPLIGFFAQDRWNGTLDYTTMRGTAASLPFAATLAHVFNHGTHHRGQITAALTALGQPCPELDLVYFLQNPSKP, encoded by the coding sequence ATGGACGCTGTTGCTCACTTCACCCAACTTGCGCGCTACAACGTGTGGGCCACTGCGCGCCTTCTGGATGCCGTGCGGGCGCTGCCGGAGGATGACTACCGGCGCGATGTGGGCCTGTTTTTCAAAAGCATCCACGGCACGCTCAACCACCTGCTGGTGGGCGAGCACCACCTGTGGTTTGTGCGGTTTGCCGAGGGCATCTCGCCCAAGGTGGCGCTGGACGCCGGACTGGAGCCTGACCGGGCGCAGCTGGATGCTCGCTTGCGCGAGGGCGCGGCCCGCTGGTTGCCGCTGATCGGATTTTTTGCCCAAGACCGTTGGAATGGAACGCTCGACTACACCACCATGCGCGGCACGGCGGCATCGCTGCCTTTTGCCGCCACGCTGGCGCATGTGTTCAACCACGGCACGCACCACCGGGGCCAGATCACCGCCGCATTGACCGCGCTGGGCCAGCCCTGCCCGGAGCTGGACCTCGTCTACTTTTTGCAAAACCCATCCAAGCCATGA
- a CDS encoding AMP-binding protein yields MTSAAATNFVPLVDSYARGATDVPLIEQTIGAFFADMVARQPEREALVSVHQGRRYTYAQLQTEARRLASALLAQGLEPGDRVGIWSHNNAEWVLMQLATAQVGLVLVNINPAYRTSEVEYALNKVGCKLLVTMARFKTSDYLGMLRELAPEWVHSTPGELEAQQLPHLHTVVWIDESGVGGEEPGLLRFSDLIARGNAADPRLDQVAGTLQATDPINIQFTSGTTGFPKGATLTHRNILNNGFFIGECMKLTPEDRLCIPVPLYHCFGMVLGNLACFTHGSTIVYPNDGFDPLTVLQTVQDEKCTGLHGVPTMFIAELDHPRFAEFNLSTLRTGIMAGSPCPTEVMKRVVEQMNLREITIAYGMTETSPVSCQSSTETPQEKRVSTVGQVQPHLEVKIVDPDTGAIVPIGQRGEFCTKGYSVMHGYWGDEAKTREAIDEGGWMHTGDLATMDAEGYVNIVGRIKDMVIRGGENIYPREIEEFLYRHPQVQDVQVVGVPDQKYGEELCAWIIAKPGTKPTEDDIRAFCKGQIAHYKVPRYIRFVTSFPMTVTGKIQKFKIRDEMKDQLGLEEQKTA; encoded by the coding sequence ATGACGAGTGCAGCCGCAACAAACTTCGTACCGCTGGTGGACAGCTACGCCCGTGGCGCTACCGACGTTCCCCTGATCGAGCAGACCATCGGCGCCTTTTTTGCCGACATGGTGGCCCGCCAGCCCGAGCGCGAGGCACTGGTGAGCGTGCATCAGGGCCGCCGCTACACCTATGCCCAGCTGCAGACCGAGGCGCGCCGCCTGGCCAGCGCGCTGCTGGCGCAGGGGCTGGAGCCGGGTGACCGCGTGGGCATCTGGTCGCACAACAACGCCGAATGGGTACTGATGCAGCTGGCCACCGCGCAGGTGGGCCTGGTGCTGGTCAACATCAACCCTGCCTACCGCACATCTGAAGTCGAATACGCGCTGAACAAGGTGGGCTGCAAGCTGCTGGTGACCATGGCGCGCTTCAAGACCAGCGACTACCTGGGCATGCTGCGCGAACTGGCGCCCGAGTGGGTGCATAGCACGCCCGGTGAGCTGGAGGCACAGCAGTTGCCCCACCTGCATACCGTCGTCTGGATCGACGAGTCTGGCGTGGGTGGCGAAGAGCCGGGCCTGTTGCGCTTTAGCGACCTGATCGCGCGCGGCAATGCCGCCGACCCGCGCCTGGACCAGGTGGCCGGCACGCTCCAGGCCACCGACCCCATCAACATCCAGTTCACCAGCGGCACCACCGGCTTCCCCAAGGGGGCCACGCTCACGCACCGCAACATTCTGAACAATGGGTTCTTCATTGGCGAGTGCATGAAGCTCACGCCCGAAGACCGCCTGTGCATCCCCGTGCCGCTGTACCACTGCTTTGGCATGGTGCTGGGCAACCTGGCCTGCTTCACGCACGGCTCCACCATCGTGTACCCCAACGACGGGTTCGACCCCCTCACGGTGCTGCAGACGGTGCAGGACGAAAAATGCACGGGTCTGCATGGCGTGCCCACCATGTTCATCGCCGAGCTGGACCACCCGCGTTTTGCCGAGTTCAACCTCAGCACGCTGCGCACCGGCATCATGGCGGGCTCGCCGTGCCCCACCGAGGTCATGAAGCGCGTGGTGGAGCAGATGAACCTGCGCGAGATCACCATTGCCTACGGCATGACCGAAACCAGCCCTGTGAGCTGCCAGAGCAGCACCGAAACGCCGCAGGAGAAGCGCGTATCGACCGTGGGCCAAGTGCAGCCGCACCTGGAGGTGAAGATCGTGGACCCGGACACCGGCGCCATCGTTCCCATCGGCCAGCGCGGCGAGTTCTGCACCAAGGGCTATTCGGTGATGCACGGCTACTGGGGCGACGAAGCCAAGACCCGCGAGGCGATTGATGAAGGTGGCTGGATGCACACCGGCGACCTGGCCACCATGGACGCCGAGGGCTATGTGAACATCGTCGGCCGCATCAAGGACATGGTGATCCGTGGCGGTGAGAACATCTACCCGCGCGAGATCGAGGAATTCTTGTACCGCCACCCCCAGGTGCAGGACGTGCAGGTGGTGGGCGTGCCCGACCAGAAGTACGGCGAAGAACTCTGCGCCTGGATCATCGCCAAGCCCGGCACCAAGCCCACCGAGGACGACATCCGTGCCTTCTGCAAGGGCCAGATTGCGCACTACAAGGTGCCGCGCTACATCCGCTTTGTCACCAGCTTTCCCATGACGGTGACGGGCAAGATCCAGAAGTTCAAGATCCGCGATGAGATGAAGGACCAGCTGGGTCTGGAAGAACAGAAAACCGCTTGA
- a CDS encoding HTH domain-containing protein, which produces MAMSWREAIERVLQEEARALHYSEISELILSKGYYKTEGATPDATVNAQITSSIKHEGEKSPFLKVSRGTFALRSAAPQVQPASEPAVTLPPPTPLVLKEAQTATVEENSDESVIRCLGMYWQRDLVVWKNAPRVFGKQQASSKPVDFGDQRGIYILYDHHTVVYVGRSVDRPMGKRLYEHTIDRLGSRWNRFSWFGLLDVTDDGKLEEIPIQVTLPSLIATLEALLIEALEPPQNRKRGDDFSVMEYIQDIDPEIKERELQNTLRAIEQKLRGQS; this is translated from the coding sequence ATGGCGATGTCATGGCGAGAAGCAATCGAACGAGTTCTTCAGGAGGAAGCGCGAGCGCTTCACTACTCAGAGATTTCTGAGCTAATTCTTTCGAAGGGGTACTACAAAACGGAAGGCGCGACTCCCGACGCGACCGTAAACGCGCAGATAACAAGCTCCATCAAACACGAAGGCGAAAAGTCACCCTTTCTGAAGGTGAGTCGAGGCACGTTTGCACTGCGGAGCGCTGCCCCGCAGGTTCAACCAGCTAGCGAGCCCGCGGTTACCCTCCCGCCGCCGACGCCGCTGGTTCTAAAAGAAGCTCAAACGGCAACGGTTGAGGAGAACTCAGACGAGTCGGTCATACGTTGCCTAGGCATGTACTGGCAGCGGGATCTAGTTGTTTGGAAGAATGCCCCCCGAGTATTTGGAAAGCAGCAGGCTTCGTCTAAGCCAGTGGATTTCGGCGATCAGCGCGGCATTTATATTCTTTACGACCACCACACCGTCGTATACGTCGGGCGTTCTGTAGATCGCCCCATGGGCAAACGCCTCTATGAGCACACCATTGATCGGCTAGGTAGTCGCTGGAATCGCTTCTCCTGGTTTGGCCTGCTTGATGTAACCGACGACGGAAAGCTGGAAGAAATTCCGATTCAAGTAACGCTCCCCTCATTGATCGCTACGCTCGAAGCGCTTTTGATCGAGGCACTTGAGCCCCCCCAGAATCGAAAAAGAGGAGACGATTTTTCGGTGATGGAATACATCCAAGACATAGACCCGGAAATCAAAGAGCGCGAGCTACAGAACACATTGCGAGCAATCGAGCAGAAGCTCCGAGGGCAAAGCTGA
- a CDS encoding carboxyl transferase domain-containing protein — MTILDTQLNARSADFLANAAAMRTLVDDLRAQLDKVAQGGGEAARAKHVARGKLLPRERVQMLLDPGTPFLELAPLAALNMYNNDAPCSGLISGIGRVSDVDCMIVCNDATVKGGTYYPLTVKKHLRAQEVAQQNHLPCIYLVDSGGANLPNQDEVFPDRDHFGRIFFNQANMSAMGISQIAVVMGSCTAGGAYVPAMSDESIIVKNQGTIFLGGPPLVKAATGEVVTAEDLGGGDVHTRLSGVADHLAQNDMHALQLARNAVRNLNKNKPQAPADHAPEAPKFAAEELYGVIPVDTRKPFDVREIIARIVDGSEFDEFKARYGTTLVTGFARIEGMAVGIIANNGILFSESALKGAHFIELCCQRKIPLVFLQNITGFMVGRKYENEGIARNGAKMVTAVATANVPKFTIIIGGSFGAGNYGMCGRAYSPRFLWMWPNARISVMGGEQAAGVLATVKRDGIEGKGGQWSMEEEEAFKAPIRRQYEDQGHPYYATARLWDDGVIDPADTRRVLALGLSATRNAPIEDTRFGLFRM; from the coding sequence ATGACCATTCTCGACACCCAACTCAACGCCCGCTCGGCGGATTTTCTGGCCAATGCCGCCGCCATGCGCACGCTGGTGGACGACCTGCGCGCCCAGCTCGACAAGGTGGCCCAGGGCGGGGGCGAGGCGGCCCGCGCCAAGCATGTGGCCCGCGGCAAGCTGCTGCCGCGTGAGCGCGTGCAGATGCTGCTGGACCCGGGCACGCCGTTCCTGGAGTTGGCGCCCCTGGCCGCGCTGAACATGTACAACAACGATGCGCCTTGCTCGGGGCTCATCTCCGGCATCGGCCGCGTGAGCGACGTGGACTGCATGATCGTGTGCAACGACGCCACGGTGAAGGGTGGCACCTACTACCCGCTCACCGTCAAGAAGCACCTGCGTGCGCAGGAAGTGGCGCAGCAGAACCACCTGCCCTGCATCTACCTGGTGGACTCGGGCGGTGCCAACCTGCCGAACCAGGACGAGGTCTTTCCTGACCGCGACCACTTTGGCCGCATCTTCTTCAACCAGGCCAACATGAGCGCCATGGGTATCTCGCAGATCGCCGTGGTGATGGGGTCCTGTACGGCGGGCGGCGCCTATGTGCCCGCGATGAGCGATGAGTCCATCATCGTGAAGAACCAGGGCACGATCTTTTTGGGCGGCCCACCGCTGGTGAAGGCCGCCACGGGCGAGGTGGTGACGGCCGAAGACCTGGGCGGCGGCGACGTGCACACGCGCCTGTCGGGCGTGGCCGACCACCTGGCGCAGAACGACATGCATGCGCTGCAGTTGGCACGCAATGCAGTGCGGAATTTGAATAAGAACAAGCCGCAGGCGCCCGCAGATCATGCCCCGGAAGCTCCTAAATTCGCAGCAGAAGAACTCTACGGCGTGATCCCCGTGGACACGCGCAAGCCCTTTGATGTGCGCGAGATCATTGCGCGCATCGTGGACGGCAGCGAGTTCGACGAGTTCAAGGCGCGCTACGGCACCACGCTGGTCACGGGCTTTGCGCGGATCGAAGGCATGGCGGTGGGCATCATCGCCAACAACGGCATTCTGTTCAGCGAGTCGGCCCTCAAGGGCGCGCACTTCATCGAGCTGTGCTGCCAGCGCAAGATCCCGCTGGTGTTCCTGCAGAACATCACCGGCTTCATGGTGGGCCGCAAGTACGAGAACGAAGGCATCGCGCGCAACGGCGCCAAGATGGTCACGGCCGTGGCCACGGCCAACGTGCCCAAGTTCACCATCATCATCGGTGGCAGCTTTGGCGCGGGCAACTACGGCATGTGCGGTCGCGCGTACTCGCCCCGCTTCCTGTGGATGTGGCCCAACGCGCGGATCAGCGTCATGGGTGGCGAGCAGGCGGCTGGCGTGCTCGCCACTGTCAAGCGCGATGGCATCGAGGGCAAAGGCGGCCAGTGGAGCATGGAGGAAGAAGAAGCCTTCAAGGCCCCCATCCGCCGCCAGTATGAAGACCAGGGCCACCCTTACTACGCCACCGCGCGCCTGTGGGACGACGGCGTGATCGACCCTGCCGACACCCGCCGCGTGCTGGCGCTGGGCCTGTCGGCTACGCGCAACGCGCCCATCGAAGACACCAGGTTCGGCCTGTTCCGCATGTAA
- a CDS encoding DUF4197 domain-containing protein: MQRRHFHQASAAVLLCAAWQQAWALSLGDLSNADAASGLKAALAQGVQAAVAQLGRPDGFLDNPKVRIGLPGYLDDAAKIMKSMGQGRRIDELVTSINRAAEAAVPLGKDLLVAAVRNMSVTDAKNILTGGDNSVTAFFAEKTRSPLGQRFLPVVNQATEKVGLTQKYNAFAGKAASFGLLKAEDANLAQYVTGRTLDGLYLVIGEEERNIRRDPAGAGSAIVKKVFGTLH; encoded by the coding sequence ATGCAACGCCGTCATTTTCACCAAGCCAGCGCCGCCGTGCTGCTGTGCGCCGCCTGGCAGCAGGCCTGGGCGTTGTCGCTGGGCGACCTCTCCAACGCCGATGCGGCCAGCGGCCTCAAGGCCGCCCTGGCGCAGGGCGTGCAGGCCGCAGTGGCGCAACTGGGCCGCCCGGATGGCTTCCTGGACAACCCCAAGGTGCGCATCGGCCTTCCGGGTTATCTGGACGACGCCGCCAAGATCATGAAATCGATGGGCCAGGGTCGGCGCATCGACGAGCTGGTCACCTCCATCAACCGCGCCGCCGAAGCCGCCGTGCCTCTGGGCAAGGACCTGCTGGTGGCCGCCGTGCGGAACATGAGCGTGACGGACGCCAAGAACATCCTGACAGGCGGCGACAACTCGGTGACCGCCTTCTTCGCCGAGAAGACGCGCAGCCCCCTGGGCCAGCGCTTTCTGCCCGTGGTGAACCAGGCCACCGAGAAAGTGGGCTTGACCCAGAAGTACAACGCCTTCGCCGGCAAGGCGGCCAGTTTTGGCCTGCTCAAGGCCGAAGACGCCAACCTGGCGCAGTACGTGACGGGCCGCACGCTCGACGGCCTGTACCTGGTGATTGGCGAGGAAGAGCGCAACATCCGCCGCGACCCCGCGGGCGCTGGCAGCGCCATCGTCAAGAAGGTGTTTGGCACCCTGCATTGA
- a CDS encoding DUF4126 domain-containing protein gives MDTLWFNIVQWLHTLGLHVDGGTARAVGDAAATATARLDMPSLLALAAALGWASGFRLYAVVFLVGMMGVLGWMPLPPGLAMLQHPLVLMVSGCMLMVEFFADKVPWVDSAWDAVHAFIRVPAGAALAYGVFGADNATMAVVAGLLGGSLSATALATKMTTRAAVNTSPEPFSNWGLSFFEDGLVVAVVWLATQHPVAFGIALVVMVIVSVLLLVVLFKFLRAVVRRLSSFFSGSAKVA, from the coding sequence ATGGACACCCTCTGGTTCAACATCGTGCAGTGGCTCCACACGCTGGGGCTGCATGTCGATGGCGGCACCGCGCGGGCCGTGGGTGATGCGGCGGCAACGGCCACTGCGCGGCTCGACATGCCCAGCCTGCTGGCCCTGGCTGCGGCCCTTGGCTGGGCCAGCGGGTTTCGGTTGTATGCCGTGGTGTTTCTGGTCGGCATGATGGGCGTGCTGGGCTGGATGCCCCTGCCGCCCGGCCTGGCCATGTTGCAGCACCCGCTGGTGCTGATGGTCAGCGGCTGCATGCTGATGGTGGAGTTTTTTGCCGACAAGGTGCCCTGGGTGGACAGCGCCTGGGATGCGGTGCACGCCTTCATCCGTGTACCCGCTGGGGCCGCATTGGCGTACGGCGTGTTTGGTGCCGACAACGCCACGATGGCGGTGGTGGCGGGGCTGCTGGGTGGTTCGCTCTCTGCCACCGCTCTGGCCACCAAGATGACCACGCGGGCTGCGGTCAACACCTCGCCCGAGCCGTTTTCCAACTGGGGGCTGTCGTTCTTTGAAGACGGCCTGGTGGTGGCCGTGGTGTGGCTGGCGACGCAGCACCCTGTGGCTTTCGGCATTGCTCTGGTGGTGATGGTGATTGTTTCGGTGCTGCTGCTGGTGGTGCTGTTCAAGTTTTTGCGCGCCGTGGTGCGGCGCCTTTCCTCTTTCTTTTCTGGTTCTGCCAAGGTGGCCTAA
- a CDS encoding HAD family phosphatase → MKFEAILFDCDGVLVDSEPITNGVLCTMLNEAGWPITPEECMRVFIGKTVRSEAARIEAHTGRPLTDAWMAEFYARRNQRLEAELVAIDGAVAAVQAVHASLGGRIACASGADRLKVEMQLAKVGLAPYFEGFVFSGHEMPATKPAPDVYLAAAAALGVPPGRCLVVEDTVTGVAAGVAAGATVVGYSPSPLGHGSPQALRGAGAVHVMADMAELPALLD, encoded by the coding sequence ATGAAATTTGAAGCAATCCTGTTCGACTGCGACGGTGTCCTGGTCGACAGCGAACCCATCACCAACGGCGTGCTGTGCACCATGCTCAACGAGGCAGGCTGGCCCATCACGCCCGAAGAGTGCATGCGGGTTTTCATCGGCAAAACGGTGCGCAGCGAAGCCGCCCGCATCGAGGCCCACACGGGCCGTCCGCTCACCGATGCCTGGATGGCCGAGTTCTACGCCCGCCGCAACCAGCGGCTCGAAGCCGAACTGGTGGCCATCGACGGAGCGGTGGCGGCCGTGCAGGCCGTGCATGCCAGCCTGGGCGGCCGCATTGCGTGCGCGTCGGGGGCCGACCGCCTCAAGGTCGAGATGCAGTTGGCCAAGGTGGGCCTGGCGCCGTATTTCGAGGGTTTCGTCTTCAGTGGGCACGAAATGCCGGCCACCAAGCCGGCGCCGGATGTGTACTTGGCCGCCGCCGCTGCCCTGGGCGTGCCGCCCGGGCGCTGCCTGGTGGTGGAAGACACCGTGACCGGGGTTGCGGCCGGTGTGGCCGCGGGGGCCACGGTGGTGGGCTACAGTCCGTCGCCGCTGGGCCATGGCTCGCCCCAGGCGCTGCGCGGCGCCGGGGCCGTGCACGTGATGGCCGACATGGCCGAACTGCCGGCGCTGCTGGACTGA